The window TTATTTACGGAAAACCGGCAGCAGATTTTGCGAAAGATTTTGATAGTGCTGGTGGAAATATTTATTTGTTTAGAATTTATCCGCGTTTTAAGGTTTTCAATTACTTTTTGGGAGCTCATGCAATTGATTTACCTTTTATTTTTGGGAATGAATCTGCCTGGAAAAATGCCGGAATTTTAAAAAACATTCCATGGAAATATATGGATGAAAACGGGAAAAAATTAAGAAAACTCTGGACTGAATTTGCCAACACCGGAAAAATATCAGATGATTCTGAAAGACCGGAAATACTTGAAGTTTTTAAAGTCTAATTTTTCTTAAAAAAAATAAAAGATTTGCTCAATCTCCTAAACCTGCGAGAGAACCGTTATTCAATCTTTATATGACTGTTTGCCATTCCGTAGGAATCTCTATACGAATTTGTAAATGTACTTAGATTCTACTCTCCACTTCGTTAGGTTCTGGATGGCAAACTTGACGCAAAAATTACCTTAAACTCAACCTCAATCTTAGCTTCAACTATTTAGAATCATTCAAAATGTGATAAAAGTCATAAAAATTTTGTCACTTTCCAAATTCTTTTTAAATTTACACCTAACAAATGTTAGTTAGTTATGAGTGTGGATTTTTCAGTTGAGTACTTAAAACTCGACCAACTAAGACAGCTTCAATCGGAAAGGTTGGCAAGTTTGGTGGGTTATCTTGTAGATAAGTCAGATTTTTATAAAGGAAAATTTGATGAATTAGGAATATCACCACAGGAAATAAGGACAATTGAAGATATTTCAAAACTACCAATCACTTACAAACAAGATTTAAGAGACAATTACCCGTTCGGATTATTTACTGTTCCAAAGGATGAATTACAAAGAATTCACTGTTCAAGCGGAACAACGGGAAAGCCGACGGTTGTAGGATACACAAAAGAAGATGTTGATTTATTCAGCGAAGTTGTAGCAAGATCTTTAAATGCAGCGGGAGCAAAACCTGGTATGCAGTTACATAATGCTTATGGATACGGAATTTTCACGGGCGGACTTGGTCTTCATTACGGAGCTGAGAAATTAGGAATGAGCGTTCTTCCAATTTCTGGAGGAATGACAACAAGACAGGTCGATTTAATTATAGATTTTAAACCTGAAGTTATTTGTTGTTCGCCTTCTTATGCTTTAACAATCGCTGATGAATTTGCTAAAAGAGGAATCTCGGCAGATGAGATCAGTTTAAAATATGCAGTTTTAGGTTCAGAACCTTGGACGGAGATTATCAGACATCACATCGAAGAAAGATTGGGCGTTCATGCAACCAACATTTATGGTTTAAGTGAAATTATTGGTCCTGGAGTTTCGATGGAAGATTTTGAGGAAAAAGGAGGTTCTTACATTTGGGAAGATCATTTTTATCCTGAAATTTTAGATCCGATTACAAAACAACCCGTTCCTTTCGGAGAAGAAGGTGTTTTAGTGATTACCACTTTAACGAAAAAAGCAATGCCGCTTTTAAGATATTGGACAAATGATATCACCAGTCTTTTTTATGACGAAAACTCGAAAAGAACAATGGTGAAGATGAAACCAATTCTTGGAAGAGCCGATGATATGCTGATTGTAAGAGGGGTAAATGTATATCCAAGTCAAATTGAAGAAGCATTTTCTCATGTAGAAGGCGTAGTTCCGAATTATTATTTAACACCGATCGAGAAAGAGCAAATGTGTGTTGCGTTAGATATTGATGTTGAAATTGATGATGAATTAATAGCTTCGAAAAAATTAAATCAAAATACCGATGATTATACTATTTTTGTCGGAAACTTTGGCAAAAGTATAGAAAGCGAAATAAAAAAGAGAGTAGGAATTACCACGAAAGTAAAAATTCATGCTCAAGACAGTCTTCCAAAATGCGAAGGTGGAAAAATTAATAGAATACTAAAAACAAAATGAATTCATTTTATAAATTAAAAACCGTTAGGGTTCAGAAAGATACTTCCGAGGCAGTGAATGTTGCGGTAGAAATACCTGATGAGCTGAAAGATAAATTCAGATTTAAGCAAGGTCAGTATTTGAACTTTAAAATGATGATCGACGGAAATGAAGAGCGTCGTTCATATTCAATCTGTAATGCTCCAAGTGAAAAAAGTAACACTTTGGAAGTATTGGTAAAATTGTTAGAAAACGGGAAAGTTTCAGGTTATTTCAACGAGCATCTTCACATGGATGAAATTCTTGAAGTGATGCCTCCAATGGGTGGTTTCAACACTTCTTATCACCCGACAAACG is drawn from Chryseobacterium muglaense and contains these coding sequences:
- a CDS encoding phenylacetate--CoA ligase family protein; its protein translation is MDFSVEYLKLDQLRQLQSERLASLVGYLVDKSDFYKGKFDELGISPQEIRTIEDISKLPITYKQDLRDNYPFGLFTVPKDELQRIHCSSGTTGKPTVVGYTKEDVDLFSEVVARSLNAAGAKPGMQLHNAYGYGIFTGGLGLHYGAEKLGMSVLPISGGMTTRQVDLIIDFKPEVICCSPSYALTIADEFAKRGISADEISLKYAVLGSEPWTEIIRHHIEERLGVHATNIYGLSEIIGPGVSMEDFEEKGGSYIWEDHFYPEILDPITKQPVPFGEEGVLVITTLTKKAMPLLRYWTNDITSLFYDENSKRTMVKMKPILGRADDMLIVRGVNVYPSQIEEAFSHVEGVVPNYYLTPIEKEQMCVALDIDVEIDDELIASKKLNQNTDDYTIFVGNFGKSIESEIKKRVGITTKVKIHAQDSLPKCEGGKINRILKTK